The Corynebacterium suranareeae genome window below encodes:
- a CDS encoding RecB family exonuclease — protein MTSPVEPPQKKPRPLALSPSRAGDYQQCPLLYRFRAIDRLPEPKTVAQVKGTLVHAVLEYMHKLPREERDYPAMVKRLKPTWAQMCEEDEELLELVPEEDLYDFLVESRSLLRGYFEMENPQGFDATECEMYVDTILPNGVPVRGFIDRVDTAPTGQVRVVDYKTGKKPKPQWSQQAQFQMLFYALVYWRMFNEIPAQLRLMYLKVNDSMFLTPSREQLEYFERDLGELWAKIEMDGKAGHFRTKTSKLCGWCPHQSLCPEFGGVPPEYPGWPGSTAD, from the coding sequence ATGACCAGCCCAGTAGAACCGCCCCAAAAGAAACCCCGCCCGTTAGCACTATCCCCATCGCGCGCCGGGGATTACCAACAATGCCCATTGCTCTATCGTTTTCGCGCGATTGATCGTTTGCCAGAACCTAAGACCGTTGCCCAGGTCAAAGGAACATTAGTGCATGCAGTGTTGGAATATATGCACAAATTGCCACGGGAGGAACGTGACTATCCGGCAATGGTTAAGCGTTTAAAACCAACCTGGGCGCAGATGTGTGAAGAAGACGAGGAACTTTTAGAGCTCGTTCCAGAAGAGGACCTTTATGATTTTCTCGTGGAATCTCGTAGTCTGTTGCGCGGCTATTTTGAGATGGAAAACCCACAAGGCTTCGACGCCACCGAATGCGAAATGTATGTAGACACCATTTTGCCCAATGGCGTGCCAGTACGTGGATTTATTGACCGGGTCGACACCGCGCCCACCGGCCAGGTTCGCGTCGTTGACTACAAAACCGGCAAAAAGCCAAAACCTCAATGGAGCCAACAAGCACAGTTCCAAATGCTGTTTTACGCCTTGGTGTACTGGAGAATGTTCAATGAAATCCCAGCACAACTGCGGTTAATGTATTTAAAGGTTAATGACTCAATGTTTCTAACCCCCTCCCGGGAACAGTTAGAATATTTCGAACGTGACCTGGGAGAGCTGTGGGCGAAGATTGAAATGGACGGCAAAGCTGGCCATTTTCGAACAAAAACTTCCAAGCTGTGTGGCTGGTGCCCGCATCAGTCATTGTGCCCAGAATTTGGTGGAGTACCACCGGAATACCCTGGTTGGCCTGGCAGTACTGCTGACTAG
- a CDS encoding tRNA (adenine-N1)-methyltransferase translates to MPYSGPFQAGDRVQLTDAKRRHFTIILEPGTTYHTHRGQIAHDDIIGADEGTVVQSTMGSDYLCFRHLMVDHVLSMPRGAAVIYPKDSAQILVEGDIFPGARVLEAGAGSGALSMALLRAVGEKGNVISYEIREDHLEYAVSNVEEYFGERPATWDPRLGDLKEVTVDDLGGPVDRIILDMLEPWEMLETCKDLLIPGGVFMTYVATVPQLMKVMEGIREQKCFTEPRAWESLVRDWKVEGLATRPEHRMNAHTAFLVLTRRLADGVEPPRPQRKARR, encoded by the coding sequence ATGCCCTACTCAGGTCCGTTCCAAGCTGGCGACCGCGTTCAGCTCACCGACGCTAAACGACGCCATTTCACCATCATTTTGGAACCAGGCACCACCTACCACACCCACCGCGGACAAATTGCACACGATGACATCATCGGTGCAGACGAAGGCACCGTTGTGCAGTCAACCATGGGGTCTGATTATCTGTGCTTCCGCCACCTTATGGTCGACCATGTGTTGAGCATGCCTCGCGGCGCGGCTGTTATTTACCCAAAGGATTCCGCACAGATTTTGGTCGAGGGAGATATTTTCCCAGGTGCTAGGGTGCTGGAAGCAGGTGCAGGATCAGGTGCGCTGTCTATGGCGTTGCTGCGTGCTGTGGGTGAAAAAGGCAATGTGATCTCCTATGAAATCCGAGAGGATCATTTGGAGTACGCGGTATCGAACGTCGAGGAGTACTTCGGTGAGCGTCCAGCTACCTGGGATCCTCGTTTGGGAGATCTCAAGGAAGTAACCGTTGATGATCTCGGTGGACCTGTGGATCGCATTATTTTGGATATGCTCGAGCCGTGGGAAATGCTGGAGACCTGCAAAGATCTCCTCATTCCAGGTGGTGTGTTCATGACCTATGTGGCTACCGTGCCGCAGCTGATGAAGGTTATGGAAGGTATTCGCGAGCAAAAGTGCTTTACCGAGCCACGCGCGTGGGAATCTTTGGTTCGTGATTGGAAGGTGGAGGGGTTAGCTACTCGCCCTGAGCACCGCATGAACGCCCACACCGCGTTTTTGGTGTTGACCAGGCGGTTGGCTGATGGTGTGGAGCCTCCACGCCCGCAACGCAAAGCACGCCGATAA
- the arc gene encoding proteasome ATPase, whose product MVNMSSPTNSSASNSFSDFNREELTRLSDEVRQLKRTNSDLGARNSKLAEMLKSSRDKLSVLFSQLEDMAQPPSVYGTFLESSKDGSNAEIFAGGRRMRVAVSPMLCAADLMPGVQVRLGEGNQVLEACDFEQTGELATLMEMIGRDRALVSDRSGEERVVKLAGPLMDRTAKLPRPGDTLLVDRKAGYAFEAIAKTEISRLALEEAPDVSYQDIGGLDEQIELIQDAVELPFLHPEMYRSYNLHPPKGVLLYGPPGCGKTLIAKAVANSLAKRIGETGTSYFINVKGPELLNKYVGETERQIRVIFERARELAGDGRPVIIFFDEMESIFRTRGSGVSSDMETTVVPQLLAELDGVEDLSNVIVVGATNREELIDPAILRPGRLDIKIRINRPNKQGAHDIFTRYINDSIPLAQPAEELIDRAVEHLFTPRPYVRLTLIDGSVETLNYHHFVSGAMIANIVDRAKKAAIKAHIEGTSIGLTAEQLIQAIDEENQQSEDLPNTSNPDEWSRITGRQGKQVSHVEVVI is encoded by the coding sequence GTGGTGAACATGAGTTCACCAACTAATTCTTCAGCTTCTAACTCCTTTAGTGATTTTAACCGGGAGGAATTAACTCGGTTATCTGATGAGGTGCGTCAGCTCAAACGCACCAACTCAGACCTTGGGGCACGTAACTCTAAGTTGGCGGAGATGCTGAAATCTTCTCGGGATAAGTTGTCCGTTCTGTTTTCGCAGCTAGAAGATATGGCGCAGCCACCGTCGGTGTATGGCACCTTCCTCGAGAGTTCAAAAGATGGCTCCAATGCAGAGATCTTTGCGGGTGGACGTCGCATGCGGGTTGCAGTTTCTCCCATGTTGTGTGCTGCTGATCTTATGCCAGGTGTGCAAGTTCGTTTGGGGGAGGGCAATCAAGTCCTTGAGGCCTGTGACTTTGAGCAAACAGGTGAATTAGCCACGTTGATGGAGATGATCGGCCGGGATCGTGCCTTGGTGTCGGATAGGTCGGGGGAGGAGCGCGTCGTAAAGCTTGCTGGGCCTTTAATGGATCGCACCGCAAAGCTGCCGCGCCCCGGTGACACCCTGCTTGTTGACCGCAAAGCGGGCTACGCTTTTGAGGCGATTGCCAAAACAGAGATCTCCAGGCTTGCTCTGGAAGAAGCGCCGGATGTGTCCTACCAGGATATTGGTGGTTTGGATGAGCAGATTGAATTAATCCAAGATGCCGTTGAGCTGCCATTTTTGCATCCTGAGATGTACCGGTCCTATAACTTGCATCCACCTAAAGGTGTGCTGCTGTATGGCCCTCCGGGTTGCGGTAAAACGCTAATTGCCAAGGCTGTGGCTAATTCTTTGGCTAAGCGCATTGGGGAGACCGGAACGTCTTATTTCATCAACGTTAAAGGTCCAGAGCTGCTTAATAAGTATGTGGGTGAAACTGAGCGTCAGATCCGGGTGATTTTTGAACGCGCCCGTGAGCTAGCCGGGGATGGTCGCCCTGTCATAATTTTCTTTGATGAGATGGAATCAATTTTCCGTACTCGCGGCTCAGGTGTGAGCTCTGATATGGAAACCACTGTGGTGCCACAATTGCTCGCAGAACTAGACGGCGTGGAAGATTTATCCAATGTCATTGTTGTTGGTGCAACCAACCGCGAGGAATTAATTGACCCGGCTATTTTGCGCCCAGGCCGCCTCGATATCAAGATCCGCATCAACCGCCCCAACAAGCAGGGTGCTCACGATATCTTCACCCGTTATATCAATGACTCCATTCCGCTGGCGCAACCTGCTGAGGAGCTCATTGATCGCGCAGTGGAGCACCTGTTTACCCCGCGTCCCTATGTGCGTTTAACGCTTATTGATGGTTCAGTAGAAACACTGAATTACCACCACTTTGTCTCTGGCGCGATGATTGCCAATATTGTTGACCGTGCCAAAAAAGCTGCGATTAAAGCTCACATTGAGGGCACCAGCATTGGACTTACTGCGGAGCAATTAATCCAAGCCATTGATGAGGAAAACCAGCAAAGCGAAGACCTGCCTAATACTTCAAACCCAGATGAATGGTCCAGGATCACCGGACGTCAAGGCAAACAAGTTTCTCACGTGGAGGTAGTAATTTAA
- a CDS encoding MFS transporter → MAVTARTDIKPHNSQSTPLFTATFILGWLVNLTQYLSFYFLVTVMALYAMKSFAVSETAGGFAASAFVVGATVARIFAGWAADRFGKKQILLIFVALGTVASLFYIPAASLSTLIVVRLIHGFSYSLASTAVMALVQSVIPPSRRAEGTGYFALGSTLATAFGPAVALFVIDEFSYNTLFWITTATSVFGLVLTFCIRKPEHLKTSEKNGAKPAWSIKTVVHPSVMLIGFFMLAVGLAYAGVITFLNGFAQENNLTTGAGLFFIAYAVAMLGMRFFLGRIQDKHGANPVIYFGLVSFGLALVLMALATEDWHIVVAGALTGLGYGTIMPAAQAIAVDSVPHNQVGSGISTLFLFTDIGIGLGPILLGSLVTVTGYNVMYATLAAVIVVAFAFYVATLRKHSRH, encoded by the coding sequence GTGGCAGTAACCGCACGAACGGACATCAAACCACACAACTCGCAATCAACGCCTCTGTTTACCGCAACTTTCATTCTGGGTTGGCTGGTTAACCTCACCCAGTACCTAAGCTTCTATTTCCTAGTTACGGTCATGGCGCTTTATGCGATGAAGAGTTTCGCTGTATCGGAAACTGCAGGTGGCTTTGCTGCCAGTGCTTTCGTTGTCGGTGCAACTGTCGCCCGAATTTTTGCTGGATGGGCAGCTGATCGCTTTGGTAAGAAGCAAATCCTGCTCATTTTCGTTGCCTTGGGCACGGTAGCATCACTGTTTTATATCCCTGCTGCCTCACTATCAACCCTCATCGTCGTTCGACTGATCCACGGTTTTTCCTATTCACTTGCCTCTACGGCAGTCATGGCATTGGTTCAGTCGGTAATTCCTCCAAGCCGTAGGGCGGAAGGTACAGGCTACTTTGCTTTAGGTTCAACCTTAGCTACAGCATTTGGACCAGCTGTTGCCCTCTTTGTTATTGATGAATTCAGCTACAACACCTTGTTCTGGATCACCACTGCAACAAGTGTTTTTGGTCTTGTCCTTACATTCTGCATTCGCAAACCTGAACACCTTAAAACTTCAGAAAAAAACGGAGCTAAGCCAGCCTGGTCAATTAAGACAGTTGTCCACCCATCGGTCATGCTCATCGGATTTTTCATGCTCGCTGTCGGCCTTGCCTATGCCGGTGTTATTACCTTCCTCAATGGATTCGCCCAAGAAAACAACCTCACCACCGGCGCTGGCCTATTCTTCATTGCATACGCCGTAGCCATGCTGGGCATGCGCTTTTTCCTTGGACGAATTCAAGACAAGCACGGAGCTAACCCAGTTATCTACTTCGGATTAGTCAGCTTTGGCCTAGCACTTGTTTTAATGGCTCTAGCTACTGAAGACTGGCACATTGTTGTCGCTGGCGCATTAACCGGTTTGGGATATGGCACCATCATGCCGGCCGCTCAGGCAATTGCAGTTGATTCAGTTCCACACAATCAAGTTGGTTCCGGAATTTCCACACTGTTCCTGTTTACCGATATTGGCATTGGCTTGGGCCCAATTTTGCTTGGCAGCTTGGTAACAGTCACCGGGTATAACGTCATGTACGCAACATTGGCAGCGGTGATTGTCGTTGCTTTCGCATTCTATGTAGCAACTTTAAGAAAACACTCTCGCCACTAG
- a CDS encoding M18 family aminopeptidase, producing the protein MHVTDDFLSFIALSPSSYHAAAAVERRLIHEGFIRQEDTDEWDARPGGHVSVRGGAVVAWWVPEDASPESGFRIIGSHTDSPGFKLKPSGDLSSHGWQQAGVEVYGGPILASWLDRELALAGRIVLADGSVKLVNTGPILRIPHVAIHLDRTVNSQLTLNPQRHLQPVFAVGEPDVSIMDVIAGAAGVEPADIISHDLITVATQDAEVFGAHGDFLASGRLDNLSSVHPSMTALIAASQSEDAGSDILVMAAFDHEEVGSNSASGAAGPLLEDVLNRTARALGADEDERRRMFNRSSMVSADAAHSIHPNFPEKHDPVNYPIIGKGPVLKVNANQRYTSDAVTSGMWIRACQIAGVPHQVFAGNNDVPCGSTIGPISATRLGIDSVDVGIPLLSMHSAREMAGIKDLMWFEQALEAYLVN; encoded by the coding sequence ATGCATGTAACTGACGATTTTTTAAGTTTTATTGCCCTAAGCCCGAGTTCATACCATGCGGCTGCGGCGGTGGAACGCAGGTTGATCCATGAGGGGTTCATTCGTCAGGAAGATACCGATGAATGGGATGCCCGCCCTGGAGGGCACGTGAGCGTTCGCGGGGGAGCAGTCGTGGCGTGGTGGGTGCCAGAAGACGCATCACCGGAATCCGGGTTCCGTATCATCGGTTCACACACGGATTCTCCTGGTTTTAAGTTAAAACCCAGCGGTGATCTCTCCTCCCATGGTTGGCAGCAGGCGGGCGTGGAGGTCTATGGCGGCCCCATTCTCGCGAGCTGGCTGGATAGGGAGCTGGCCTTAGCAGGCCGCATTGTGCTTGCCGACGGGTCCGTCAAGCTTGTCAATACCGGCCCGATTTTACGTATCCCGCATGTGGCTATCCACCTGGATCGCACTGTGAATTCACAATTGACATTGAATCCTCAACGTCATCTCCAGCCGGTGTTTGCGGTTGGTGAACCAGACGTATCCATCATGGATGTGATCGCTGGCGCAGCTGGTGTGGAACCTGCAGATATTATCAGCCATGATCTGATTACCGTTGCCACCCAGGACGCGGAAGTGTTTGGTGCGCATGGGGATTTCTTAGCCTCTGGCCGGCTGGATAATTTAAGTAGCGTTCATCCATCAATGACTGCGCTTATCGCTGCGTCACAGTCTGAAGATGCAGGCTCAGATATTTTAGTGATGGCTGCATTTGACCATGAAGAAGTAGGCAGTAATTCCGCATCAGGGGCAGCAGGGCCACTTCTAGAAGATGTTCTCAATCGCACGGCGCGAGCATTGGGGGCTGATGAAGATGAGCGCCGCAGAATGTTTAATCGGTCATCAATGGTGTCTGCTGATGCTGCCCATTCCATTCACCCGAATTTCCCAGAAAAGCATGATCCGGTGAACTATCCCATCATTGGCAAAGGTCCTGTTCTAAAAGTCAATGCCAATCAGCGCTACACCTCTGATGCGGTGACCTCTGGTATGTGGATTCGTGCATGTCAGATCGCGGGTGTGCCTCATCAGGTGTTCGCTGGAAACAATGATGTGCCTTGTGGGTCCACGATCGGGCCGATCAGCGCAACCCGATTGGGTATTGATTCAGTTGATGTGGGCATCCCGTTGTTGTCGATGCACTCGGCACGTGAAATGGCTGGAATTAAGGATCTGATGTGGTTTGAACAAGCCTTGGAAGCCTATCTGGTAAATTAA
- a CDS encoding HigA family addiction module antitoxin, whose translation MVAPQPRKPQHPGQILSERFLLPRGISHYDLAKTLHITESTITNFVEGRTDLTIGLAVRLSRIFDLSTQEWIALQRSFDQAYRRSA comes from the coding sequence GTGGTAGCTCCGCAGCCCCGGAAACCGCAACACCCGGGTCAGATTTTAAGCGAAAGATTCCTATTACCCCGCGGAATCAGTCATTACGATCTGGCCAAAACCCTCCACATCACAGAATCCACGATTACTAATTTTGTGGAAGGAAGGACAGATCTCACCATCGGTCTAGCCGTCCGTCTTTCGCGCATATTTGATCTCAGCACCCAGGAATGGATTGCCCTACAAAGGTCTTTTGATCAGGCATATCGCCGATCAGCTTAA